The following are from one region of the Sandaracinus amylolyticus genome:
- a CDS encoding AAC(3) family N-acetyltransferase, whose amino-acid sequence MNREQIVTQLRALGVREGGVLLVHTSFRAVRPIEGGPRALIDALRDAIGRDGTLVMPTMTDGESVFDPASTPTLDMGIVAETFWREPGVVRSTHPGASFAAVGPHAQEICAPQPLSPPHGIESPVGHVHELGGQVLLLGVEHSESTTVHLAESIAQVPYSVEHPCVIAEATTILIAETDHCCIGFRKLDTWLRARDLQREGRVGSAHARLCDARDVVRVAVEQLERDPLVFLCEASARCEECDRARASIDGCR is encoded by the coding sequence ATGAACCGCGAGCAGATCGTGACCCAGCTGCGCGCGCTCGGTGTGCGCGAAGGCGGCGTGCTCCTCGTCCACACGTCCTTTCGCGCGGTGCGCCCGATCGAAGGCGGCCCGCGCGCGCTGATCGACGCGCTGCGCGATGCGATCGGGCGCGACGGCACGTTGGTCATGCCGACGATGACCGACGGCGAGAGCGTGTTCGATCCCGCCTCCACGCCGACGCTCGACATGGGCATCGTCGCGGAGACGTTCTGGCGCGAGCCCGGAGTCGTCCGCAGCACGCACCCTGGCGCGTCGTTCGCGGCGGTGGGCCCGCACGCGCAGGAGATCTGCGCGCCGCAGCCGCTCTCGCCGCCGCACGGCATCGAGAGCCCGGTGGGCCACGTGCACGAGCTCGGTGGACAGGTGCTGCTGCTCGGCGTCGAGCACAGCGAGAGCACGACCGTGCATCTCGCGGAGTCGATCGCGCAGGTGCCCTACTCGGTCGAGCACCCCTGCGTCATCGCGGAGGCGACCACGATCCTGATCGCCGAGACCGATCACTGCTGCATCGGCTTCCGCAAGCTCGATACGTGGCTCCGCGCGCGCGACCTGCAGCGCGAGGGCCGCGTCGGCAGCGCGCACGCGCGGCTGTGCGACGCGCGCGATGTCGTGCGGGTCGCAGTCGAGCAGCTCGAGCGCGACCCGCTGGTGTTCTTGTGCGAGGCGAGCGCGCGCTGCGAGGAATGCGACCGCGCGCGTGCGAGCATCGACGGATGCCGCTGA